The following are encoded together in the Microterricola viridarii genome:
- a CDS encoding bifunctional riboflavin kinase/FAD synthetase, translating into MRIFSGIEEVPADWPRSAVSIGKFDGVHAGHRALIDAMLRRADAEALASVAVTFDRNPLEFLAPEKCPKALVSTRQKLDLLGETGVDATVVLAFDEALAQQSPEDFIRLILVDALHAAHVLIGRDFRFGAKGAGDAALLRTLGPELGFTVEVIDDVHPDGERRISSTWIRELLADGDVAGAGRLLGHIPTVRGEVVHGAARGRELGFPTANLSPDSEGLVPADGVYAGWLVDGDVRYPAAISVGNNPTFEGVPQKQVEAYVIDEELDLYGHDVKVEFAARIRGMVAFTGIEPLIAQMADDVVQAKALLA; encoded by the coding sequence ATGCGCATCTTCTCCGGAATCGAGGAGGTGCCGGCCGACTGGCCGCGCTCGGCCGTGAGCATCGGCAAGTTCGACGGCGTGCATGCCGGGCACCGTGCGCTCATCGACGCGATGCTGCGCCGGGCGGATGCCGAGGCGCTCGCCTCGGTCGCTGTCACCTTCGACCGAAACCCGCTCGAGTTCCTCGCCCCGGAGAAATGCCCGAAGGCGCTGGTGAGTACCCGGCAGAAGCTGGACCTTCTGGGAGAGACCGGCGTGGACGCCACCGTCGTGCTCGCCTTTGACGAGGCGCTGGCGCAGCAGAGCCCGGAGGATTTCATCCGGCTGATCCTGGTCGACGCCCTGCACGCCGCACACGTGCTGATCGGCCGCGACTTCCGCTTCGGCGCCAAGGGGGCCGGCGACGCCGCCCTGCTGCGGACGCTCGGCCCCGAGCTCGGTTTCACCGTCGAGGTCATCGACGATGTGCACCCGGACGGTGAGCGGCGCATCTCGTCCACCTGGATTCGCGAACTGCTGGCTGACGGTGACGTCGCCGGGGCTGGCCGCCTGCTCGGACACATCCCGACGGTGCGCGGCGAGGTCGTGCACGGTGCGGCACGCGGGCGCGAGCTCGGCTTCCCGACGGCGAACCTCTCCCCGGACTCCGAGGGCCTGGTGCCAGCCGACGGCGTGTACGCCGGCTGGCTGGTCGACGGCGACGTGCGCTACCCGGCGGCCATCTCGGTCGGCAACAACCCGACCTTTGAGGGCGTTCCGCAGAAGCAGGTCGAGGCATACGTCATCGACGAGGAGCTCGACCTCTACGGCCACGACGTCAAGGTGGAGTTCGCCGCGCGGATCCGCGGCATGGTGGCGTTCACCGGCATCGAGCCGCTGATCGCGCAGATGGCCGACGACGTCGTGCAGGCCAAGGCGCTCCTGGCCTGA
- a CDS encoding aldehyde dehydrogenase family protein, with amino-acid sequence MSFLEYAPAPESQAILKLKSDYGLFIDGEFVEGRGTPFQTISPATEQHIATIAHASSEDVDLAVAAARRAYETTWSRMSGSDRGKYLFRIARLVQERARELAVAETLDNGKPIKESRDVDVPLVAAWFFYYAGWADKLDHAGLGANPASLGVAAQVIPWNFPLLMLAWKIAPALAAGNTVVIKPAETTSLSAMIFAEILQQADLPPGVVNIITGAGETGSALVNHGDVNKVAFTGSTAVGRMIARSTAGTDKKLTLELGGKAANIVFDDAPIDQAIEGIVNGIFFNQGHVCCAGSRLLVQENIHDEVVDRLKARLSTLRLGDPMDKNTDIGAINSREQLERIRTLSDIGEAEGAERWTADCAIPENGFWFAPTIFTNVSTSNRIARDEVFGPVLSVLTFRTPAEAIAKANNTPYGLSAGIWTDKGSRILAVADKLRAGVIWANTFNRFDPASPFGGYKESGYGREGGRHGLAAYLKPAASGAAIAAAAPAKPVTAAKAKKASK; translated from the coding sequence ATGAGTTTTCTCGAATACGCACCGGCGCCGGAATCCCAGGCGATTCTGAAGCTGAAGAGCGACTACGGCCTGTTCATCGACGGCGAGTTCGTCGAGGGGCGCGGCACGCCGTTCCAGACCATCTCCCCGGCGACGGAGCAGCACATCGCCACCATCGCGCACGCCTCCTCCGAGGACGTCGACCTCGCCGTGGCTGCCGCCCGCCGCGCGTATGAAACCACGTGGTCGCGCATGTCCGGCAGCGACCGCGGCAAGTACCTGTTCCGCATCGCCCGCCTTGTGCAGGAGCGCGCCCGCGAGCTCGCCGTCGCCGAGACCCTCGACAACGGCAAGCCGATTAAGGAGAGCCGCGACGTCGACGTGCCCCTCGTCGCCGCCTGGTTCTTCTACTACGCGGGCTGGGCAGACAAGCTCGACCACGCCGGCCTCGGCGCCAACCCCGCTTCGCTCGGCGTCGCGGCCCAGGTGATTCCGTGGAACTTCCCGCTGCTGATGCTGGCCTGGAAGATCGCCCCGGCGCTCGCCGCGGGCAACACGGTCGTCATCAAGCCGGCCGAGACCACCTCGCTCTCCGCGATGATCTTCGCCGAGATCCTGCAGCAGGCCGACCTGCCGCCGGGCGTCGTCAACATCATCACCGGTGCGGGCGAGACCGGCTCGGCTCTCGTGAACCACGGCGACGTCAACAAGGTGGCCTTCACCGGCTCGACCGCCGTCGGCCGCATGATCGCCCGCTCCACCGCCGGCACCGACAAGAAGCTCACCCTCGAACTCGGCGGCAAGGCGGCGAACATCGTCTTCGATGACGCCCCCATCGACCAGGCCATCGAGGGCATCGTCAACGGCATCTTCTTCAACCAGGGACACGTCTGCTGCGCCGGCAGCCGCCTGCTCGTGCAGGAGAACATCCACGACGAGGTCGTCGACCGGCTGAAGGCGCGGCTCTCCACGCTCCGCCTCGGCGACCCGATGGACAAGAACACCGACATCGGCGCCATCAACAGCCGCGAGCAGCTGGAGCGCATCCGCACGCTCAGCGACATCGGCGAGGCAGAGGGCGCAGAGCGCTGGACGGCTGACTGCGCCATCCCCGAGAACGGCTTCTGGTTCGCGCCGACCATCTTCACCAACGTGTCGACGAGCAACCGGATCGCCCGCGACGAGGTCTTCGGCCCCGTGCTCTCCGTGCTCACGTTCCGCACGCCGGCCGAGGCCATCGCCAAGGCGAACAACACCCCGTACGGCCTCTCCGCCGGCATCTGGACCGACAAGGGCAGCCGCATCCTGGCCGTGGCCGACAAGCTGCGCGCCGGCGTCATCTGGGCGAACACGTTCAACCGGTTCGACCCGGCCAGCCCCTTCGGCGGCTACAAGGAGTCCGGCTACGGGCGCGAGGGCGGTCGCCACGGCCTCGCCGCGTACTTGAAGCCGGCGGCATCCGGCGCTGCCATCGCCGCTGCAGCCCCCGCCAAGCCCGTGACCGCCGCGAAAGCAAAGAAGGCCAGCAAATGA
- the truB gene encoding tRNA pseudouridine(55) synthase TruB codes for MSSSGILLVDKPQGWTSHDAVARTRRLAGTRKVGHAGTLDPMATGLLVLGIESSTRLLTYVVGLDKEYFATIRLGAASTTDDAEGELIGDVPAPGTTDIDPARITAGIAALTGDIEQVPSSVSAIKVDGKRAYALVRSGEEVVLKSRAVTVSAFELLGSTVVDGYLDLAVRVECSSGTYIRALARDLGAELGVGGHLTALRRTRIGPFLVTDAGELDSLDVASSLIPPADAASALFPRLELDAQQAIDLGHGKRIELSAAQREAADPQALRSAIAPGGRLVGLLEVRGKSGKSVVNFPTDAPAPATSQDAPASATAQEPEA; via the coding sequence GTGAGCAGCAGCGGCATTCTTCTTGTTGACAAGCCGCAGGGCTGGACCAGTCACGACGCGGTAGCCAGGACCAGGCGTCTGGCCGGCACCCGCAAGGTCGGCCACGCCGGCACCCTCGACCCGATGGCGACGGGCCTGCTCGTGCTCGGCATCGAGAGCTCCACGCGCCTGCTCACCTACGTGGTCGGGCTCGACAAGGAGTACTTCGCGACCATCCGGCTCGGCGCTGCCAGCACCACGGATGACGCAGAGGGCGAGCTGATCGGCGACGTGCCCGCCCCGGGCACCACCGACATCGACCCCGCCAGGATCACGGCAGGCATCGCCGCACTCACCGGCGACATCGAACAGGTTCCGAGTTCGGTCAGCGCCATCAAAGTCGACGGCAAGCGGGCCTACGCCCTCGTCCGCTCCGGCGAAGAGGTCGTGCTGAAATCCCGCGCCGTCACCGTCTCTGCCTTCGAACTTCTCGGCAGCACCGTCGTCGACGGCTACCTCGACCTCGCCGTGCGCGTCGAATGCTCTTCCGGCACCTACATCCGCGCTCTGGCCCGCGACCTGGGCGCCGAACTCGGCGTCGGCGGCCACCTGACCGCGCTCCGCCGCACCCGCATCGGGCCCTTCCTGGTGACGGATGCCGGCGAGCTGGACTCGCTCGACGTCGCCAGCTCCCTGATCCCACCGGCCGACGCCGCCTCCGCCCTGTTCCCGCGGCTCGAACTCGACGCACAGCAGGCCATCGACCTCGGCCACGGCAAGCGCATCGAACTAAGCGCGGCGCAGCGCGAAGCAGCCGACCCGCAGGCGCTGCGTTCCGCGATCGCCCCGGGCGGCCGCCTCGTCGGCCTGCTGGAGGTGCGCGGCAAGAGCGGCAAGTCCGTCGTCAACTTCCCGACGGATGCCCCGGCACCCGCCACATCGCAGGATGCACCCGCATCCGCAACAGCGCAGGAGCCCGAGGCATGA
- a CDS encoding ketopantoate reductase family protein has product MRIAVIGAGALGGTFAALLSRAGHEVEVTARGAQLKAIRARGIRLSGGFGESTALVTASETVSARPELLLLCTKAQDAEAALRQNMGVPGGLDGVPVIVVQNGLDGVAMAERLLPASDCFGLLAIIAANYTTPGEVRITTAAPSYLGRGSGPADAATRHWQGMLSAAVPVIAQDNFVGAQWTKLIVNMLNGLPAITGLTVQQVVAHRGLRLAMTRSMREAVMVGIAKGVRFGALQGLGNARLRFFSQMPIALGQVLPLSMKWRMGNVPNLGSTQQSLRRGQPSEIDFLNGAIVREGAAAGIRTPVNAAITALVHEVEQSGEFLSPERALARIAAAA; this is encoded by the coding sequence ATGAGAATTGCGGTCATCGGGGCTGGCGCCCTGGGCGGAACATTCGCTGCCCTGCTCAGCCGGGCCGGCCACGAGGTCGAGGTGACGGCGCGCGGCGCACAGCTGAAGGCGATCCGTGCGCGCGGCATCAGGTTGAGCGGCGGTTTCGGCGAGTCCACGGCGCTGGTGACGGCATCAGAGACGGTGAGCGCGCGGCCGGAGCTGCTGCTGCTCTGCACCAAGGCACAGGATGCCGAGGCGGCGCTGCGGCAGAACATGGGTGTTCCGGGCGGGCTCGACGGCGTGCCCGTCATCGTCGTGCAGAACGGGCTCGACGGGGTGGCCATGGCGGAACGCCTGCTGCCCGCGTCCGACTGCTTCGGGTTGCTCGCGATCATCGCCGCCAACTACACAACGCCGGGCGAGGTGCGCATCACGACGGCCGCTCCCAGCTATCTGGGGCGTGGTTCCGGGCCGGCGGATGCCGCGACGCGACACTGGCAGGGCATGCTCTCTGCCGCCGTGCCCGTCATCGCGCAGGACAACTTCGTCGGCGCGCAGTGGACCAAGCTCATCGTGAACATGCTGAACGGCCTGCCTGCAATCACCGGCCTGACGGTGCAGCAGGTCGTCGCGCACCGCGGCCTACGCCTGGCGATGACCCGCAGCATGCGCGAGGCTGTCATGGTCGGCATCGCGAAGGGCGTGCGCTTCGGCGCGCTGCAGGGGCTCGGCAACGCCCGGCTGCGCTTCTTCTCCCAGATGCCGATCGCGCTCGGGCAGGTGTTGCCGTTGTCGATGAAGTGGCGCATGGGCAACGTGCCGAACCTGGGCTCGACCCAGCAGAGCCTGCGCCGCGGCCAGCCGAGTGAGATCGATTTCCTGAACGGCGCCATCGTGCGGGAGGGCGCGGCCGCCGGCATCCGCACCCCCGTGAACGCCGCCATCACCGCGCTCGTGCACGAGGTGGAGCAGAGCGGCGAGTTCCTCTCCCCCGAGCGCGCCCTCGCCCGCATCGCGGCCGCGGCCTGA
- a CDS encoding aldehyde dehydrogenase family protein — translation MTRLAVPKTYKLYIGGKFPRSESGRTYEVLSAGGEFLANAAMASRKDARDAVVAARSAVSGWSGATGYNRGQVLYRIAELLEGRRAQFVAEIRDVEGVTAAAASAQVDEAIDRWVWYAGWADKYVQVAGNANAVSGPYFNISVPEPTGVVAIVAPQDSSLLGLVSAVAPALVAGNTVVVIASEKLPLAAISLSEVLATSDVPGGVVNILTGSPAEIAPWLASHADVNAIDLVGAGALDWISMQIAAADTLKRVFTPENGPDAAAPTLGRITGFTETKTVWHTKGLI, via the coding sequence ATGACCCGCCTCGCCGTTCCCAAGACCTACAAGCTCTACATCGGCGGCAAGTTCCCGCGCAGCGAGTCCGGCCGCACCTACGAGGTGCTCTCGGCCGGCGGCGAGTTCCTCGCCAACGCGGCCATGGCCAGCCGCAAGGATGCCAGGGATGCCGTCGTCGCGGCCCGCTCCGCCGTCTCTGGCTGGTCCGGGGCGACCGGCTACAACCGCGGCCAGGTGCTGTACCGCATCGCCGAGTTGCTCGAAGGGCGTCGTGCGCAGTTCGTCGCCGAGATTCGCGACGTCGAGGGCGTCACGGCCGCCGCGGCATCCGCCCAGGTCGACGAGGCCATCGACCGCTGGGTCTGGTACGCCGGCTGGGCCGACAAGTACGTGCAGGTGGCCGGCAACGCCAATGCCGTCTCCGGGCCCTACTTCAACATCTCGGTGCCGGAGCCGACCGGCGTCGTGGCGATCGTCGCCCCGCAGGACTCCTCGCTGCTCGGGCTCGTCTCGGCCGTTGCGCCGGCGCTCGTCGCCGGCAACACCGTCGTCGTGATCGCCAGCGAGAAGCTGCCGCTGGCCGCCATCAGCCTGAGCGAGGTGCTGGCCACCAGCGATGTGCCCGGCGGTGTCGTGAACATCCTCACCGGTTCGCCGGCGGAGATCGCGCCGTGGCTGGCCAGCCACGCCGACGTCAACGCGATCGACCTGGTCGGCGCCGGTGCGCTCGACTGGATCTCGATGCAGATCGCCGCTGCCGACACGCTCAAGCGCGTCTTCACCCCGGAGAACGGGCCGGATGCCGCGGCGCCCACGCTCGGTCGGATCACCGGCTTCACCGAGACCAAGACGGTCTGGCACACCAAGGGCCTGATCTAG
- a CDS encoding ROK family protein — protein MSELFAIALDIGGTKVEAALVDGHGAVLAGSRHRAPTGRERSAEQLADSVRTVLDGVLALIGPDAAVSPASVLGVGIGAAGPVNLAEARVSPLNMPVWDDYPLSALVADIVHPVVPGIPVTLRLDGLCITLAEHWVGAASGHDNVLGMIVSTGVGGGLILGGRTVPGPTGNAGHVGHLEVGGHEDACPCGGSGCLEAVASGPRTVAWANGQGWVGDTGEQLAAAVAAGDPVALRAVERSGRAIGRAIASAASLVDLDVVAIGGGFSHVSPLLFEHARAAVAERATFGYVTRLQIVPSALSGEGPLIGAAALIHRAEMVG, from the coding sequence ATGTCTGAACTCTTCGCTATCGCGCTCGACATCGGCGGCACCAAGGTCGAGGCTGCCCTGGTCGACGGGCACGGCGCCGTGCTCGCCGGCAGCCGCCACCGCGCACCAACCGGGCGCGAGCGCAGCGCCGAGCAATTGGCCGACAGCGTGCGCACAGTTCTCGACGGCGTGCTGGCCCTGATCGGCCCGGATGCCGCCGTCTCCCCCGCCTCCGTGCTGGGCGTCGGCATCGGCGCGGCCGGCCCGGTCAACCTTGCCGAGGCTCGGGTCTCGCCGCTGAACATGCCGGTCTGGGACGACTACCCGCTCAGCGCCCTCGTCGCCGACATCGTGCACCCCGTCGTTCCCGGCATCCCCGTCACCCTGCGCCTGGACGGCCTCTGCATCACGCTCGCCGAGCACTGGGTGGGCGCGGCGTCTGGGCACGACAACGTGCTGGGCATGATCGTCTCCACCGGCGTCGGCGGCGGGCTCATCCTCGGCGGCCGCACCGTGCCCGGCCCCACCGGCAACGCCGGACACGTCGGCCACCTCGAGGTCGGCGGGCACGAGGATGCCTGCCCGTGCGGCGGCAGCGGCTGCCTCGAGGCCGTCGCATCCGGCCCCCGCACCGTCGCCTGGGCGAACGGGCAGGGTTGGGTGGGCGACACCGGCGAGCAGCTCGCCGCGGCCGTCGCGGCCGGTGACCCGGTCGCCCTGCGCGCCGTGGAGCGCTCCGGCCGCGCCATCGGGCGGGCGATCGCCTCGGCAGCCAGCCTGGTCGACCTCGACGTGGTCGCGATCGGCGGCGGCTTCTCGCATGTCAGCCCGCTCCTGTTCGAGCACGCCCGCGCCGCCGTGGCCGAGCGTGCGACGTTCGGGTACGTCACCCGGCTGCAGATCGTGCCATCGGCGCTCTCCGGCGAGGGCCCGCTGATCGGCGCGGCCGCGCTGATCCACCGCGCGGAGATGGTCGGCTAG
- a CDS encoding A/G-specific adenine glycosylase: MSTRTATPPRTDRGPSTDRNPSTDRDPRTNGNPSTELASDIIAWFHENGRTLPWREPGFSAWGTLVSEFMLQQTPVSRVIPHLEAWLERWPTPADLADSPPAEALRAWSSLGYPRRALWLHEAAVQITERHAGVVPDDVDDLLALKGVGDYTARAVAAFAYGKRHPVVDTNTRRVIARAVQGQAEPAPPSRGRDLAAMEALLPESDTDAHDFNAGIMELGALICVAKSPRCGQCPVSARCAWLADGSPAYLGPVKAVQKKYEGSDRQVRGLIMKELRAAHKPVTTAEIETLWPDAVQRTRALDGLLADGLAVASAQGGYTLPHG, translated from the coding sequence ATGAGCACGCGCACCGCCACCCCGCCCCGCACCGACAGGGGCCCCAGCACCGACAGGAACCCCAGCACCGACAGGGATCCCCGCACCAACGGGAACCCCAGCACCGAGCTGGCCTCCGACATCATCGCCTGGTTCCACGAGAACGGCCGCACGCTGCCCTGGCGGGAGCCCGGTTTCAGCGCCTGGGGCACCCTGGTCAGTGAGTTCATGCTGCAGCAGACGCCCGTCTCCCGCGTGATCCCACACTTGGAGGCCTGGCTGGAGCGCTGGCCGACGCCGGCCGACCTCGCCGATTCTCCCCCGGCCGAGGCGCTGCGCGCCTGGTCCAGCCTCGGCTACCCGCGCCGGGCGCTCTGGCTGCACGAGGCGGCGGTGCAGATCACCGAGCGGCACGCCGGCGTTGTTCCGGATGACGTCGACGACCTGCTGGCGCTGAAAGGCGTCGGCGACTACACGGCCCGCGCCGTTGCCGCCTTCGCCTACGGCAAGCGGCATCCCGTCGTCGACACCAACACCCGGCGGGTCATCGCCCGGGCCGTGCAGGGTCAGGCGGAGCCAGCCCCGCCCAGCCGGGGCCGCGACCTGGCCGCGATGGAGGCGTTGCTGCCCGAGAGCGACACCGACGCCCACGACTTCAACGCCGGGATCATGGAGCTCGGCGCGCTCATCTGCGTGGCGAAGTCACCGCGCTGCGGGCAGTGCCCGGTCAGCGCGCGCTGCGCCTGGCTGGCCGACGGCTCCCCCGCCTACCTCGGCCCGGTGAAGGCCGTGCAAAAGAAGTACGAGGGCTCGGACCGCCAGGTGCGCGGCTTGATCATGAAGGAGCTGCGGGCCGCCCACAAGCCGGTGACGACCGCCGAGATCGAGACGCTGTGGCCGGATGCCGTCCAGCGCACGCGTGCGCTGGACGGGCTGCTCGCCGACGGGCTGGCCGTGGCATCCGCGCAGGGCGGGTACACGCTGCCGCACGGGTAG
- a CDS encoding CynX/NimT family MFS transporter, translated as MPDQTARPLWAGRTLALLGILLVALNLRTAVAAFSPIAGQIAADIPLSPAVLGVLGMLPPVCFALFGILTPVFTRRFGLERVLIVALLAIVLGQALRGFSVSLPMLLLGSAVTFAGFGVGNVLLPPLVKKYFPDRIGLMTTLYATALSVSTFLPPLLAVPVADAAGWHFSLGMWAVFGVIALVPWLTLTIGHRPDTSELPEEARPQLLVRVWRSSIGWSLAIVFAVSSLNAYAMFAWLPALLVESAGLTPAQAGTMLSLYAAMGLPASLVIPLLAARLRHVGILVYLGVAFFIVGYLGLLLVPSQATWLWVALAGCGPLIFPLSLALINLRTRTHEGAVALSGFVQGAGYTIGAFGPLLVALLHDMTGGWTVPLLVLIGSAVVCAFAGSIVARPHMLEDGHAARR; from the coding sequence GTGCCTGATCAAACCGCCCGCCCGCTCTGGGCGGGGCGTACCCTCGCGCTGCTCGGCATCCTGCTCGTCGCGTTGAACCTGCGCACCGCCGTCGCTGCCTTCTCGCCGATCGCCGGCCAGATCGCGGCCGACATCCCGCTGTCCCCGGCCGTGCTCGGCGTGCTCGGCATGCTGCCGCCGGTGTGCTTCGCGCTGTTCGGCATCCTGACGCCCGTCTTCACCCGCCGGTTCGGTCTGGAGCGAGTGCTCATCGTCGCGCTGCTGGCGATCGTGCTCGGGCAGGCGCTGCGCGGATTCTCTGTGTCGCTGCCGATGTTGCTGCTCGGCAGCGCCGTCACGTTCGCCGGCTTCGGCGTCGGCAACGTGCTGCTGCCGCCGCTGGTCAAGAAGTACTTCCCCGACCGCATCGGGCTGATGACCACCCTCTACGCCACGGCGTTGTCGGTGAGCACGTTCCTGCCCCCGCTGCTGGCCGTTCCGGTGGCGGATGCCGCAGGCTGGCACTTCTCGCTCGGAATGTGGGCCGTGTTCGGCGTGATCGCGCTGGTGCCCTGGCTCACCCTCACGATCGGTCACCGCCCAGACACGTCTGAGCTGCCGGAGGAGGCGCGGCCGCAGCTGCTGGTACGGGTCTGGCGCTCCAGCATCGGCTGGTCTCTCGCCATCGTGTTCGCCGTGTCGTCGCTGAACGCCTACGCGATGTTCGCCTGGCTGCCAGCCCTGCTCGTCGAGAGTGCCGGGCTGACCCCGGCCCAGGCGGGCACGATGCTCTCGCTGTACGCCGCGATGGGCCTGCCCGCTTCGCTGGTGATCCCGCTGCTGGCCGCCCGGCTGCGCCACGTCGGCATCCTGGTCTACCTGGGCGTCGCGTTCTTCATCGTCGGCTACCTCGGCCTGCTGCTCGTGCCCAGCCAGGCCACCTGGCTCTGGGTCGCGCTGGCCGGATGCGGTCCGCTGATCTTCCCGCTCTCGCTCGCCCTGATCAACCTGCGCACCCGCACCCACGAGGGCGCCGTCGCGCTCAGCGGCTTCGTGCAGGGCGCCGGGTACACGATCGGCGCGTTCGGGCCGCTGCTGGTCGCCCTGCTGCACGACATGACCGGCGGCTGGACGGTTCCGCTTCTGGTGCTGATCGGCTCGGCCGTGGTGTGCGCGTTCGCCGGTTCCATCGTCGCCCGGCCGCACATGCTCGAAGACGGGCACGCCGCACGCCGCTGA
- the deoC gene encoding deoxyribose-phosphate aldolase, translating into MIPTERALALIGGEPSDANLRRYLHGIPGVDAVGLEQRAAALGTRSIKTTSKAWALDTIIKLIDLTTLEGADTPGKVRSLVAKALTPDAGDPSCPRVAAVCVYGDMVPYAVAALGAAHGDPDKGGVSVAAVATAFPSGRASRSIKLEDTADAVRAGADEIDMVIDRGAFLSGRYGLVFDEIVTVKEACKRPDGSYAHLKVILETGELNTYDNVRRASWLAILAGADFIKTSTGKVAPAATLPVTLLMLEVVRDWYRLTGEKIGVKPAGGIRSSKDAIKYVVTVAETVGEEWLTPHLFRFGASSLLNDVLLQRQKMASGHYSGADYVTID; encoded by the coding sequence ATCATTCCCACCGAGCGCGCGCTTGCGCTCATCGGTGGCGAGCCCAGTGACGCGAACCTGCGTCGCTATCTGCACGGCATCCCCGGCGTCGACGCGGTCGGCCTGGAGCAGCGCGCAGCCGCCCTCGGCACCCGCTCGATCAAGACCACGTCCAAGGCGTGGGCGCTCGACACCATCATCAAGCTGATCGACCTCACCACGCTCGAGGGTGCAGACACCCCCGGCAAGGTGCGCTCGCTCGTCGCCAAGGCGCTGACACCGGATGCCGGCGACCCGAGCTGCCCGCGGGTGGCCGCGGTCTGCGTCTACGGCGACATGGTTCCCTACGCGGTGGCCGCACTCGGCGCCGCCCACGGCGACCCAGACAAGGGCGGCGTCAGCGTCGCCGCCGTCGCCACCGCGTTCCCGAGCGGCCGGGCATCGCGCTCGATCAAGCTCGAGGACACGGCCGACGCAGTGCGGGCCGGCGCGGACGAGATCGACATGGTCATCGACCGCGGTGCGTTCCTCTCCGGTCGCTACGGCCTCGTCTTCGACGAGATCGTCACCGTCAAAGAGGCGTGCAAGCGCCCGGACGGCAGCTACGCCCACCTCAAGGTGATCCTGGAGACCGGCGAGCTGAACACCTACGACAATGTGCGCCGCGCGTCCTGGCTGGCGATCCTTGCCGGGGCCGACTTCATCAAGACCTCCACCGGCAAGGTGGCCCCGGCGGCGACGCTGCCGGTGACGCTGCTGATGCTCGAGGTCGTTCGTGACTGGTACCGACTCACCGGCGAGAAGATCGGCGTCAAGCCGGCCGGCGGCATCCGCTCGTCCAAGGACGCCATCAAGTACGTGGTGACCGTGGCCGAGACCGTCGGCGAGGAGTGGCTCACGCCGCACCTGTTCCGCTTCGGCGCATCCAGCCTGCTGAACGACGTGCTGTTGCAGCGACAGAAGATGGCGAGCGGTCACTACTCCGGCGCCGACTACGTGACGATCGACTGA
- a CDS encoding sugar-binding transcriptional regulator yields MVESDELLSIRAAELYYEENKTQDEIGSILRLTRWKVGRLLAQAKANGFIRIEIVHPRARRLPIERQLREHLGLKDAIVVSAAGITGDDELQSRTAQAAADYLTSLRPIPRTLGLSWGRTMHDVSMHLKQGWAPGVNVVQINGGVSLNKRAGTAATTAVTIASKAGGQATLLPSPAILERIETKRAIESDRSVAAVLEMAGTANAYLFSAGAADQNSVHVDSGYITAENVSDLVRKGAVGDVIGRYIDSNGNIVDPALDDRTVGIRLDDLRRAALTIAVISGASKHAVAGAVVSSGLCTVLVTDEDTATALLAG; encoded by the coding sequence ATGGTCGAGAGCGACGAACTGCTGTCGATCCGCGCTGCGGAGCTCTACTACGAAGAGAACAAGACGCAGGACGAGATCGGATCGATACTGCGGCTGACGAGGTGGAAGGTCGGGCGGTTGCTCGCCCAGGCCAAGGCGAACGGCTTCATCCGCATCGAGATCGTTCACCCGCGGGCCCGCCGCCTGCCAATCGAGCGCCAGCTCCGCGAGCACCTGGGTCTGAAAGACGCCATCGTCGTCTCGGCCGCCGGCATCACCGGCGATGACGAGCTGCAGTCGCGCACCGCCCAGGCCGCCGCCGACTACCTCACCTCGCTGCGCCCGATCCCGCGCACCCTCGGCCTCAGCTGGGGCCGCACCATGCACGATGTCTCCATGCACCTCAAGCAGGGCTGGGCGCCCGGCGTCAACGTCGTGCAGATCAACGGCGGCGTCAGCCTGAACAAACGCGCGGGAACGGCGGCGACCACCGCCGTCACCATTGCCAGCAAGGCGGGCGGCCAGGCGACACTGTTGCCGAGCCCCGCCATCCTGGAGCGCATCGAGACCAAGCGGGCCATCGAGTCTGACCGCTCCGTCGCCGCCGTGCTCGAGATGGCCGGAACGGCCAACGCCTACCTGTTCAGCGCCGGCGCGGCCGATCAGAACTCGGTGCACGTCGACAGCGGCTACATCACGGCCGAGAACGTCTCAGACCTCGTGCGCAAGGGGGCCGTCGGCGACGTCATCGGCCGCTACATCGACAGCAACGGCAACATCGTCGACCCGGCGCTCGACGACCGCACCGTCGGCATCCGGCTCGACGACCTGCGCCGCGCGGCACTCACCATTGCCGTCATCTCCGGCGCCAGCAAGCACGCCGTCGCCGGCGCCGTCGTCAGCAGCGGGCTCTGCACCGTGCTGGTGACCGACGAGGACACGGCCACCGCACTGCTGGCCGGCTAA